From the Nocardiopsis changdeensis genome, one window contains:
- a CDS encoding ABC transporter ATP-binding protein, whose translation MSAPVITVEGLSVRYPGAASPAVDGMGFTVGRGEVFGFLGPSGAGKSTAQKVLTRLLRRYRGEVGVLGRRLEEWGRDYFERVGVGFELPAGFGRLTARENLAAFASLYRGPVEDPVELLERVDLAGAADLRLSELSKGMRMRLNLARALVNRPDVLFLDEPTSGQDPVRAALVRDVVRAAADRGCAVFLTTHDMATADLLCDRVAFVVRGRIAAVDSPRGFRLRHGRPGIVAELRGGGVREVAARALADDAELLGLLREGAVETLHTREASLADVFTEVTRERL comes from the coding sequence GTGAGCGCCCCCGTCATCACCGTCGAGGGCCTCTCGGTCCGCTACCCGGGCGCCGCGTCCCCGGCGGTCGACGGCATGGGCTTCACCGTCGGCCGCGGCGAGGTGTTCGGGTTCCTGGGGCCCAGCGGCGCGGGCAAGTCGACCGCGCAGAAGGTGCTGACCCGGCTCCTCCGCCGCTACCGGGGCGAGGTGGGCGTCCTGGGCCGGCGCCTGGAGGAGTGGGGACGGGACTACTTCGAGCGGGTGGGGGTGGGGTTCGAGCTCCCGGCCGGGTTCGGGCGGCTCACCGCCCGGGAGAACCTCGCCGCGTTCGCCTCCCTGTACCGGGGCCCGGTCGAGGACCCCGTGGAGCTGCTGGAGCGGGTGGACCTGGCCGGGGCGGCCGACCTGCGCCTGTCGGAGCTGTCCAAGGGGATGCGCATGCGCCTCAACCTGGCCCGGGCCCTGGTCAACCGGCCCGACGTCCTCTTCCTGGACGAGCCCACCTCCGGCCAGGACCCGGTGCGCGCCGCCCTGGTGCGCGACGTCGTCCGGGCGGCCGCCGACCGGGGGTGCGCGGTCTTCCTGACCACCCACGACATGGCCACCGCCGACCTGCTGTGCGACCGGGTGGCCTTCGTGGTCCGGGGGCGGATCGCCGCCGTCGACTCCCCGCGCGGGTTCAGGCTCCGCCACGGGCGCCCGGGGATCGTCGCCGAGCTGCGCGGGGGCGGCGTCCGGGAGGTCGCGGCCCGGGCCCTGGCCGACGACGCCGAACTCCTGGGGCTGCTCCGGGAGGGCGCCGTGGAGACCCTGCACACCCGGGAGGCGTCGCTGGCCGACGTCTTCACCGAGGTCACCCGGGAGCGGCTGTGA
- a CDS encoding ABC transporter ATP-binding protein has translation MTTTEAIRVSGLAKRFGRTTALDGLDLTVRTGEVHGLLGPNGAGKSTALRILLGLTRADAGTASVLGGDPWHDAAALHRRLAYVPGDVALWPGLSGGETLDLLGRMRGGTDGRRLAELVDRFALDTRVRGRAYSKGNRQKVALVAALAADTELLVLDEPTSGLDPLMEEVFRRTVAEERDRGRTVLLSSHILSEVEALCDRVSIVRAGRTVESGTLDDLRHLSRITVTAVLSAPPDGLAALPGVHDLEVEGDRLRLHADPAALAGLCARLGELGVRDLGAHPPTLEELFLRHYDTAAEGAR, from the coding sequence ATGACGACCACCGAGGCGATCCGCGTCAGCGGACTCGCCAAGCGCTTCGGCCGCACCACCGCGCTGGACGGCCTGGACCTGACCGTTCGCACCGGGGAGGTCCACGGCCTGCTCGGCCCCAACGGCGCGGGCAAGAGCACCGCCCTGCGCATCCTGCTCGGGCTCACCCGCGCCGACGCCGGGACCGCGTCCGTGCTCGGCGGCGACCCCTGGCACGACGCCGCCGCCCTGCACCGGCGGCTGGCCTACGTCCCCGGCGACGTCGCCCTGTGGCCCGGCCTGTCCGGCGGGGAGACCCTCGACCTGCTCGGGCGCATGCGCGGCGGCACCGACGGACGGCGGCTCGCCGAACTCGTGGACCGCTTCGCGCTGGACACCCGCGTCCGGGGCCGCGCCTACTCCAAGGGCAACCGGCAGAAGGTCGCCCTGGTGGCCGCGCTGGCCGCCGACACCGAGCTGCTCGTCCTGGACGAGCCCACCTCCGGGCTGGACCCGCTCATGGAGGAGGTGTTCCGCCGGACCGTCGCCGAGGAGCGCGACCGGGGCCGCACCGTCCTGCTGTCCAGCCACATCCTGTCCGAGGTCGAGGCCCTCTGCGACCGGGTCTCCATCGTGCGCGCGGGCCGCACCGTGGAGAGCGGCACCCTCGACGACCTGCGCCACCTGTCCCGGATCACCGTCACCGCCGTCCTGTCCGCTCCCCCGGACGGACTGGCCGCCCTGCCCGGCGTCCACGATCTGGAGGTCGAGGGCGACCGGCTGCGGCTGCACGCCGACCCGGCGGCGCTGGCCGGGCTGTGCGCGCGCCTGGGGGAACTGGGGGTGCGCGACCTCGGCGCGCATCCGCCCACCCTGGAGGAGCTGTTCCTGCGCCACTACGACACGGCCGCCGAGGGGGCGCGATGA
- a CDS encoding antibiotic ABC transporter: protein MTAVGARPAGGTAAGAAPLARAVLRRERVLLAVWSLCTVGIALGGVAAAGTTYPTAADRAARWEQLRQIPMFVLFQSRAFDDSAEALAVQQAFGAGTMCAALGAVLLVVRATRGEEGSGRRELLAGLPLGRHADLAAALAVALGAGAAIAAAVAAGLVATGAPAAGSAAFGLVVGAAAWVGAGLAAVAAQFTARTGTAVGLAFGAFYALHLVRGLGAMAGGPALWVTWAVPSGWLENVRPFAGERWWALVPVLLCTAALAAAAFALADRRDPGEGLLPRGRGPARAARSLRSPLALALRSERTSLALWAGAVAGVGLAMGAVGAGAMAEYAGAPWVRAMADALGVAPRDAFFVYVVFVLVFPIAAQAVLAVLRLRREEAAGTAELLLSGPVGRLRWALAHLAVAFLGPAVLLAVLGTAVGAGVFLGGPGSAADLVRFTGLTLSLVPSVWVVAAVAFLAYGALPRLCAALGWAALGTGILVEIAVKTGAVPEVLFLLTSPFAHVNPYYGAPGAAPLVLALLAGALAAAGAWALHRRDMPA from the coding sequence ATGACCGCCGTCGGCGCCCGCCCCGCCGGGGGGACGGCGGCCGGGGCCGCCCCGCTGGCCCGGGCGGTCCTGCGCCGGGAGCGCGTCCTGCTCGCCGTGTGGTCCCTGTGCACCGTCGGCATCGCCCTGGGCGGCGTGGCCGCGGCCGGGACCACCTACCCGACCGCCGCCGACCGCGCGGCGCGCTGGGAGCAGCTCCGGCAGATCCCCATGTTCGTGCTCTTCCAGAGCCGGGCGTTCGACGACTCCGCCGAGGCGCTCGCCGTCCAGCAGGCGTTCGGCGCCGGGACGATGTGCGCCGCTCTGGGCGCCGTGCTGCTGGTGGTGCGGGCCACCCGCGGGGAGGAGGGCTCCGGGCGGCGCGAGCTGCTCGCCGGGCTTCCGCTGGGGCGGCACGCGGACCTGGCGGCGGCCCTGGCCGTGGCCCTGGGCGCGGGGGCGGCGATCGCGGCCGCCGTCGCCGCGGGCCTGGTCGCGACCGGCGCGCCCGCCGCGGGATCGGCGGCCTTCGGGCTGGTCGTCGGCGCGGCGGCGTGGGTGGGCGCGGGCCTGGCCGCCGTCGCCGCCCAGTTCACCGCGCGCACCGGGACTGCGGTGGGGCTGGCGTTCGGGGCCTTCTACGCCCTGCACCTGGTCCGCGGGCTGGGGGCGATGGCGGGCGGACCGGCCCTGTGGGTCACCTGGGCGGTGCCCTCCGGGTGGCTGGAGAACGTGCGGCCCTTCGCCGGCGAACGCTGGTGGGCGCTGGTGCCCGTGCTGCTGTGCACGGCCGCCCTGGCGGCGGCCGCCTTCGCCCTGGCCGACCGGCGCGACCCGGGCGAGGGACTGCTCCCCCGCGGCCGGGGCCCGGCCCGGGCGGCCCGCTCGCTGCGGTCCCCCCTGGCCCTGGCGCTGCGCTCGGAGCGGACCTCCCTGGCCCTGTGGGCGGGGGCGGTCGCGGGCGTCGGCCTGGCGATGGGGGCCGTGGGGGCGGGCGCCATGGCCGAGTACGCGGGCGCGCCCTGGGTGCGCGCGATGGCCGACGCGCTGGGGGTGGCGCCCCGGGACGCCTTCTTCGTGTACGTGGTCTTCGTCCTCGTCTTCCCGATCGCCGCCCAGGCGGTCCTGGCGGTGCTGCGGCTCCGCCGGGAGGAGGCGGCCGGGACCGCCGAGCTGCTGTTGTCGGGGCCGGTGGGGCGGCTCCGCTGGGCGCTGGCGCACCTGGCGGTGGCCTTCCTGGGCCCCGCGGTCCTGCTCGCGGTGCTGGGCACGGCGGTCGGGGCCGGGGTGTTCCTGGGCGGTCCGGGGTCGGCGGCCGACCTCGTCCGGTTCACCGGGCTCACCCTCTCGCTGGTCCCGTCCGTGTGGGTGGTGGCGGCGGTGGCCTTCCTGGCGTACGGGGCGCTGCCGCGCCTGTGCGCGGCGCTGGGGTGGGCGGCGCTCGGCACGGGGATCCTGGTCGAGATCGCGGTGAAGACGGGGGCGGTGCCGGAGGTCCTGTTCCTGCTCACCTCGCCGTTCGCCCACGTCAACCCCTACTACGGTGCGCCGGGCGCCGCTCCCCTGGTGCTGGCCCTCCTGGCGGGGGCGCTGGCCGCCGCCGGGGCGTGGGCCCTGCACCGCCGGGACATGCCCGCCTGA
- a CDS encoding TetR/AcrR family transcriptional regulator, with product MDGRTHTRRRNRAAIQEAALRLFAEQGYEATTVAQIAREAGVSHMTFFRCFPTKEDVVLDDDYDPMLEELVRARPAAEPPVERVHRATMAGLGQVYEHNREALLGRVGLLLSIPGLRARIGENLASARTAFERGLTPEGREPDMETRAVAAACASALAEAVIAWSEAHERVELPDVIDRVFHALRGLPAPEQGTRP from the coding sequence ATGGACGGCAGGACGCACACGCGGCGACGGAACAGGGCCGCCATCCAGGAGGCGGCCCTGCGGCTCTTCGCCGAGCAGGGGTACGAGGCGACCACGGTCGCGCAGATCGCCCGTGAGGCCGGGGTCTCGCACATGACGTTCTTCCGGTGCTTCCCGACCAAGGAGGACGTCGTCCTGGACGACGACTACGACCCCATGCTGGAGGAGCTGGTCCGGGCCCGCCCCGCCGCCGAACCCCCCGTGGAGCGCGTCCACCGGGCCACCATGGCCGGACTCGGGCAGGTCTACGAGCACAACCGGGAGGCCCTGCTGGGCCGGGTCGGACTCCTGCTGTCGATCCCGGGCCTGCGCGCCCGGATCGGCGAGAACCTCGCCTCGGCCCGCACCGCCTTCGAGCGCGGGCTGACCCCCGAGGGGCGGGAGCCCGACATGGAGACCCGGGCGGTGGCCGCGGCGTGCGCGTCGGCCCTGGCCGAGGCCGTCATCGCCTGGAGCGAGGCCCACGAGCGGGTCGAGCTGCCCGACGTGATCGACCGGGTCTTCCACGCACTGCGCGGACTGCCCGCCCCGGAGCAGGGAACGCGCCCGTGA
- a CDS encoding TetR/AcrR family transcriptional regulator, with product MDTERPAEDLTGRARIRDAALEVFAERGTKGATVQLIAAAAGVSTGLIRHHFGSKDGLRRACDEYAVGTLLEQARRALEEDTAAPGFMDSMHRASGASTRYLARALVEDSPAAAELFDTGAALAERFLTEQDPERFPPGAEATRDAAAVMGAMQLSTLTLHTHLRRRMGVDPLDPAHTPRLAAAMVGVYTTTVAFLSGEQGRPISDALTGDAPPTPREEEP from the coding sequence CGCGCATACGCGACGCCGCACTGGAGGTCTTCGCCGAACGCGGGACCAAGGGCGCCACCGTGCAGCTCATCGCCGCCGCCGCGGGCGTCTCCACCGGGCTCATCCGCCACCACTTCGGCTCCAAGGACGGCCTGCGGCGGGCCTGCGACGAGTACGCCGTCGGCACCCTGCTGGAGCAGGCCCGGCGCGCCCTGGAGGAGGACACCGCGGCCCCGGGGTTCATGGACTCGATGCACCGCGCGAGCGGGGCGAGCACCCGCTACCTGGCCCGCGCCCTGGTGGAGGACTCCCCCGCGGCCGCCGAGCTCTTCGACACCGGGGCGGCGCTCGCCGAGCGCTTCCTCACCGAACAGGACCCCGAACGCTTTCCACCCGGCGCCGAGGCCACACGGGACGCCGCCGCGGTCATGGGCGCCATGCAGCTGTCCACCCTCACCCTGCACACCCACCTGCGCCGCAGGATGGGCGTCGACCCGCTCGACCCCGCCCACACCCCGCGGCTGGCCGCGGCCATGGTCGGGGTGTACACGACCACGGTCGCGTTCCTGTCCGGCGAGCAGGGCCGGCCGATCTCCGACGCCCTCACCGGCGACGCACCCCCCACCCCCCGGGAGGAAGAGCCATGA